In Mycteria americana isolate JAX WOST 10 ecotype Jacksonville Zoo and Gardens chromosome 5, USCA_MyAme_1.0, whole genome shotgun sequence, one DNA window encodes the following:
- the TRMT5 gene encoding tRNA (guanine(37)-N(1))-methyltransferase isoform X3, whose translation MPETVEDKANLELYLPHPEVRGMTLLNREAFKRTVVVPVLKVKKEIVNTLLKSLKHTVLQRPGLKRVVEDPEDEDSRLVILDPHKIPEFSLGESEQEVLKQLNVCPEVSKYNLELTYENFKSEEILRAVLPEGQEVTSGFSRVGHIAHLNLRDHQLPYRHLIGQVIIDKNPGITCVVNKTNIIDSTYRNFQMEVLAGESKLVTKVKENNIVYELDFSKVYWNPRLSTEHSRIIELLKPGDVLFDVFAGIGPFAIPAAKKKCHVFANDLNPESYNWLLHNCKLNKVDNKIKAFNMDGRDFLLGPVREELSKELPLLKEQKTSFHIVMNLPALAIEFLDVFRHLLVGEPCSTAGLPTVHCYGFSKHDDPAKDVQERAEASLGTSLDGRCSTYLVRNVAPNKEMLCISFQIPADVLYKRPCPDEEKPASKRLCTSKDFSEEKLELKS comes from the exons ATGCCTGAAACTGTGGAGGATAAAGCTAATCTAGAACTGTATTTGCCGCATCCTGAAGTGCGTGGGATGACACTACTCAACAGAGAAGCTTTTAAAAGGACAGTTGTTGTTCCAGTTCTTAAAGTCAAGAAAGAAATTGTAAATACTCTGCTGAAGTCCCTAAAACATACGGTACTACAGCGTCCTGGTCTAAAGCGAGTGGTTGAGGACCCCGAAGATGAGGACAGTAGACTTGTTATTTTGGATCCTCATAAAATACCAGAATTCTCATTGGGAGAATCGGAGCAAGAGGTATTAAAACAGCTTAATGTTTGTCCTGAGGTGTCCAAGTATAACTTAGAGCTGACTTACGAGAATTTCAAGTCGGAGGAGATCCTACGAGCAGTCCTTCCTGAAGGTCAAGAAGTCACCTCTGGATTTAGCCGTGTTGGTCACATAGCTCATTTGAATCTTAGAGATCATCAGCTACCGTACAGACATTTGATTG GCCAGGTTATAATTGACAAGAATCCGGGAATCACCTGTGTAGTGAATAAAACCAATATTATTGACAGCACATACAGAAATTTTCAAATGGAAGTGCTCGCTGGAGAGAGCAAACTAGTAACCAag gtcaaagaaaataatattgtgTATGAATTGGACTTCTCTAAAGTCTACTGGAACCCACGTCTTTCCACAGAACACAGCCGTATCATTGAGCTTTTAAAGCCCGGTGATGTCCTTTTCGATGTCTTTGCTGGGATTGGACCTTTTGCTAttccagcagcaaagaaaaagtgCCACGTATTTGCAAACGATCTCAATCCTGAATCCTACAACTGGCTCCTGCACAACTGCAAGCTAAACAAAGTAGACAACAAAATAAAAGCCTTCAACATGGATGGCAGGGACTTCCTCCTGGGGCCAGTAAGAGAAGAACTAAGCAAAGAGCTCCCActtctgaaagaacagaagacCTCTTTCCATATAGTCATGAACTTGCCAGCTTTGGCTATTGAGTTTCTAGATGTTTTCAGGCATCTCTTAGTCGGAGAGCCATGCAGCACTGCTGGCCTTCCCACAGTGCACTGCTACGGTTTCTCCAAACATGACGACCCTGCCAAAGATGTTCAAGAACGAGCTGAAGCTTCGCTGGGAACCTCCTTAGATGGACGCTGTTCTACCTACCTGGTTAGAAATGTTGCACCGAACAAGGAGATGCTGTGCATTAGTTTCCAGATTCCAGCGGACGTGCTGTACAAGAGGCCCTGCCCTGATGAAG AGAAACCAGCCTCTAAACGTCTGTGTACcagcaaagatttttctgaagaaaagttgGAGTTGAAGAGTTGA
- the TRMT5 gene encoding tRNA (guanine(37)-N(1))-methyltransferase isoform X1, whose protein sequence is MPLREEWGRRGCWRDVGYGGKAGLPRGSAGKRTLWRFGYSARLLKTNHFRTAASNTSFPPVWTLLAQYSGRIPGLFVVVKKSSFFTMPETVEDKANLELYLPHPEVRGMTLLNREAFKRTVVVPVLKVKKEIVNTLLKSLKHTVLQRPGLKRVVEDPEDEDSRLVILDPHKIPEFSLGESEQEVLKQLNVCPEVSKYNLELTYENFKSEEILRAVLPEGQEVTSGFSRVGHIAHLNLRDHQLPYRHLIGQVIIDKNPGITCVVNKTNIIDSTYRNFQMEVLAGESKLVTKVKENNIVYELDFSKVYWNPRLSTEHSRIIELLKPGDVLFDVFAGIGPFAIPAAKKKCHVFANDLNPESYNWLLHNCKLNKVDNKIKAFNMDGRDFLLGPVREELSKELPLLKEQKTSFHIVMNLPALAIEFLDVFRHLLVGEPCSTAGLPTVHCYGFSKHDDPAKDVQERAEASLGTSLDGRCSTYLVRNVAPNKEMLCISFQIPADVLYKRPCPDEEKPASKRLCTSKDFSEEKLELKS, encoded by the exons GACTTTATGGAGATTTGGATACTCTGCCAGACTACTGAAAACTAATCATTTTAGGACAGCTGCATCAAATACATCATTTCCACCAGTTTGGACGCTATTGGCGCAATATTCTGGCAGAATACCTGGGCTCTTTGTAGTagtaaaaaaaagtagtttttttaCAATGCCTGAAACTGTGGAGGATAAAGCTAATCTAGAACTGTATTTGCCGCATCCTGAAGTGCGTGGGATGACACTACTCAACAGAGAAGCTTTTAAAAGGACAGTTGTTGTTCCAGTTCTTAAAGTCAAGAAAGAAATTGTAAATACTCTGCTGAAGTCCCTAAAACATACGGTACTACAGCGTCCTGGTCTAAAGCGAGTGGTTGAGGACCCCGAAGATGAGGACAGTAGACTTGTTATTTTGGATCCTCATAAAATACCAGAATTCTCATTGGGAGAATCGGAGCAAGAGGTATTAAAACAGCTTAATGTTTGTCCTGAGGTGTCCAAGTATAACTTAGAGCTGACTTACGAGAATTTCAAGTCGGAGGAGATCCTACGAGCAGTCCTTCCTGAAGGTCAAGAAGTCACCTCTGGATTTAGCCGTGTTGGTCACATAGCTCATTTGAATCTTAGAGATCATCAGCTACCGTACAGACATTTGATTG GCCAGGTTATAATTGACAAGAATCCGGGAATCACCTGTGTAGTGAATAAAACCAATATTATTGACAGCACATACAGAAATTTTCAAATGGAAGTGCTCGCTGGAGAGAGCAAACTAGTAACCAag gtcaaagaaaataatattgtgTATGAATTGGACTTCTCTAAAGTCTACTGGAACCCACGTCTTTCCACAGAACACAGCCGTATCATTGAGCTTTTAAAGCCCGGTGATGTCCTTTTCGATGTCTTTGCTGGGATTGGACCTTTTGCTAttccagcagcaaagaaaaagtgCCACGTATTTGCAAACGATCTCAATCCTGAATCCTACAACTGGCTCCTGCACAACTGCAAGCTAAACAAAGTAGACAACAAAATAAAAGCCTTCAACATGGATGGCAGGGACTTCCTCCTGGGGCCAGTAAGAGAAGAACTAAGCAAAGAGCTCCCActtctgaaagaacagaagacCTCTTTCCATATAGTCATGAACTTGCCAGCTTTGGCTATTGAGTTTCTAGATGTTTTCAGGCATCTCTTAGTCGGAGAGCCATGCAGCACTGCTGGCCTTCCCACAGTGCACTGCTACGGTTTCTCCAAACATGACGACCCTGCCAAAGATGTTCAAGAACGAGCTGAAGCTTCGCTGGGAACCTCCTTAGATGGACGCTGTTCTACCTACCTGGTTAGAAATGTTGCACCGAACAAGGAGATGCTGTGCATTAGTTTCCAGATTCCAGCGGACGTGCTGTACAAGAGGCCCTGCCCTGATGAAG AGAAACCAGCCTCTAAACGTCTGTGTACcagcaaagatttttctgaagaaaagttgGAGTTGAAGAGTTGA
- the TRMT5 gene encoding tRNA (guanine(37)-N(1))-methyltransferase isoform X2, with protein sequence MRTLWRFGYSARLLKTNHFRTAASNTSFPPVWTLLAQYSGRIPGLFVVVKKSSFFTMPETVEDKANLELYLPHPEVRGMTLLNREAFKRTVVVPVLKVKKEIVNTLLKSLKHTVLQRPGLKRVVEDPEDEDSRLVILDPHKIPEFSLGESEQEVLKQLNVCPEVSKYNLELTYENFKSEEILRAVLPEGQEVTSGFSRVGHIAHLNLRDHQLPYRHLIGQVIIDKNPGITCVVNKTNIIDSTYRNFQMEVLAGESKLVTKVKENNIVYELDFSKVYWNPRLSTEHSRIIELLKPGDVLFDVFAGIGPFAIPAAKKKCHVFANDLNPESYNWLLHNCKLNKVDNKIKAFNMDGRDFLLGPVREELSKELPLLKEQKTSFHIVMNLPALAIEFLDVFRHLLVGEPCSTAGLPTVHCYGFSKHDDPAKDVQERAEASLGTSLDGRCSTYLVRNVAPNKEMLCISFQIPADVLYKRPCPDEEKPASKRLCTSKDFSEEKLELKS encoded by the exons GACTTTATGGAGATTTGGATACTCTGCCAGACTACTGAAAACTAATCATTTTAGGACAGCTGCATCAAATACATCATTTCCACCAGTTTGGACGCTATTGGCGCAATATTCTGGCAGAATACCTGGGCTCTTTGTAGTagtaaaaaaaagtagtttttttaCAATGCCTGAAACTGTGGAGGATAAAGCTAATCTAGAACTGTATTTGCCGCATCCTGAAGTGCGTGGGATGACACTACTCAACAGAGAAGCTTTTAAAAGGACAGTTGTTGTTCCAGTTCTTAAAGTCAAGAAAGAAATTGTAAATACTCTGCTGAAGTCCCTAAAACATACGGTACTACAGCGTCCTGGTCTAAAGCGAGTGGTTGAGGACCCCGAAGATGAGGACAGTAGACTTGTTATTTTGGATCCTCATAAAATACCAGAATTCTCATTGGGAGAATCGGAGCAAGAGGTATTAAAACAGCTTAATGTTTGTCCTGAGGTGTCCAAGTATAACTTAGAGCTGACTTACGAGAATTTCAAGTCGGAGGAGATCCTACGAGCAGTCCTTCCTGAAGGTCAAGAAGTCACCTCTGGATTTAGCCGTGTTGGTCACATAGCTCATTTGAATCTTAGAGATCATCAGCTACCGTACAGACATTTGATTG GCCAGGTTATAATTGACAAGAATCCGGGAATCACCTGTGTAGTGAATAAAACCAATATTATTGACAGCACATACAGAAATTTTCAAATGGAAGTGCTCGCTGGAGAGAGCAAACTAGTAACCAag gtcaaagaaaataatattgtgTATGAATTGGACTTCTCTAAAGTCTACTGGAACCCACGTCTTTCCACAGAACACAGCCGTATCATTGAGCTTTTAAAGCCCGGTGATGTCCTTTTCGATGTCTTTGCTGGGATTGGACCTTTTGCTAttccagcagcaaagaaaaagtgCCACGTATTTGCAAACGATCTCAATCCTGAATCCTACAACTGGCTCCTGCACAACTGCAAGCTAAACAAAGTAGACAACAAAATAAAAGCCTTCAACATGGATGGCAGGGACTTCCTCCTGGGGCCAGTAAGAGAAGAACTAAGCAAAGAGCTCCCActtctgaaagaacagaagacCTCTTTCCATATAGTCATGAACTTGCCAGCTTTGGCTATTGAGTTTCTAGATGTTTTCAGGCATCTCTTAGTCGGAGAGCCATGCAGCACTGCTGGCCTTCCCACAGTGCACTGCTACGGTTTCTCCAAACATGACGACCCTGCCAAAGATGTTCAAGAACGAGCTGAAGCTTCGCTGGGAACCTCCTTAGATGGACGCTGTTCTACCTACCTGGTTAGAAATGTTGCACCGAACAAGGAGATGCTGTGCATTAGTTTCCAGATTCCAGCGGACGTGCTGTACAAGAGGCCCTGCCCTGATGAAG AGAAACCAGCCTCTAAACGTCTGTGTACcagcaaagatttttctgaagaaaagttgGAGTTGAAGAGTTGA